The genomic interval CAAGATGGGCCCGGTGGCCGTGCCGTCGAAGTACCCGTCGTAGTCGCCCGGGTCGTTCACGACGCCGTTTCCGGTCGCGTCCGCCTGCACGCGGAGCACGTATTTGCCCACCGTGAGCCCGCCGACCCGGTAGGTGAACCTGTCCGAGACGGCGGCCGCGGCGAACGACTGGGAGCGCACGTTGCCCCCTGCGGTCGACACGACCGAGATCTCGACCCGGCGCTGCGCGGGCAGGGGAGCCGGAAAGCTCACCGTGCCGCGGATGGCGAGCACGCCGCCGAAGGCCCCGTCGAGGCCGAAGCTCGACTCGGGGAGGCACGGCCCGAGGGGGGCGTCGACCGTGGCGTCGGCGTCGGCCCCGCCGTCGGTCCCGGAATCCCCTCCGCTCGTGCTGCCCCCGCCGACGGCCGGCTGACCGGGGCCGAGCACCGCCGAAGGAATGACCTTGTCGTCTGAGGAGCAGGCCACGAAAGCGAGCACGACGGCGGAGAGCGAGAGGACCGAGAGCGAGACGGGACGAGAAGCCATGCCCGCAGTCTTACGGCCCCACGACGAAAGGACAAGCAAACGGGGCCGATCGGCGTTCTTGGCCCACCTGGGCTCGCCTTGCCTACGATCCGTGGTGGAGAACCCCGATGACCCCCCAAAACCGCCGCTCCGCCATTCGCAAGAACGTCTCCGTGCCGTGCCAGATCGTCCGCCACGAGGACACGCAGGTCTTCGCCGAGATCACCCGAGACCTCAGCGAGGACGGTATGCAGATCGCTTCGGACGCCTGCCTCGCCGTCGGCGACACGGTCACGGTGTCGTTCCAGACGAGCGACCTCGGCCTGTGGGTCGACGCCGGCGCCACCGTGGTGCGCGCGGTCCGGGGGCTTCGCAAAGGCGACGACGGACCGGGATTTGCCCTGCGCTTCGACGCCATCGACCCCGTGAAACGGCTCGTCGTGCGTGGCTCGCTGCGGCGCGCGCTCCCGCCCGTTCCGAAGCGAACGCGCCGCCCCGACGCCGCCCGCGCCTGACGACCCGCCCGCCGCGAGGCGCGCCCGAGGCCTCCCGGAGGCGACGCATGGCCCTCCGTGCGCAACGTTTTCGGCTCGGCGCCGCCCTGGAACTCGCGCGTTGACGCGACCGCGTGGGGTGCCCTATCTGGTTCAAATCGCCCGGAAAACCAAGGTCCGGCGGCTTGACCCATGAAAGAGCTTTTTCAACGCACCCTCGAGCGCCTCGTGCGCTTCTCCGAGCGAAGGTTCTACGCCGTCCTTCTTTTGGCGGTCGTGTTCGCCGCGGCCTGCCTCGGCTACGCGAAGACGACGCTCCAGGTCCGAAGCGACTTCACCGAGCTCTTGCCGAAGGACAGCCCCGGCCTCAAGGCCTACGAGCACCAGCTCGGCCGTGTCGGCGGTGGTGCGTCGTTCATCTTCGTCGTCGAGTCGCCCGACAGAGCCGCCAACGAGCGTTTCATCGACGACGTCTCGGCGCGCCTCGACGCCGACGTCAAGAAGCACAAGGCCTGCGAGGCGGCGTGCAACGGCGACGACGGGTGCCGTCGCGCGTGCGGGGTGAACCTCGTCCAATACTTCGAGAACGGAACGAAGGAGGTCCAGACCTTCTACCGCTCCCACAAGTGGCTCTTCGCCACCAAGAAGGACCTCGAGGACGCCGACAGCACCGTCGACCGCCAGGTGGCCCTCCGAACGGGCCTCGTCGAGAACCTCCTCGACGAAGACGACGCCGGCGCCCCGCGGGACGGGGGAGCCGGAAAACCGAGCGTTTCCCCCGTTCCGCAGGTCGCCAAGGCCGCGCCGAAGGGAGACGCCGGCGCTCTAGCCGCTGCCCCGCCCGCGCCCGGTGACGGTGGCGCGCCCGTCGACGGCGGGGCCCCGAAGAGCGAGAAGAAGTCGGCCCTCGGCCTCGACGAGATGAACGACCGCTGGGAAGCCTCGGCGAAGAAACACGACGACTTCCCGACGGGATACTTCGCGAGCCAAGACGGCAAGACCCTCGTCCTCCGCATCATCACGAGCGCGCAGGGCATGGGCGAGACGAGCGGCGATGCCTTCACCGTGAAGATGAAGGCCCTCGTCGATGGCCTCCGCGCCGACGACGCCAAGGCCGAAAAGAAGCGCTACGACCCGCAGATGGTGGTCGGCTTCGCGGGCGACATCCCGAACGCCAAGGCCGAAAAGGAGTCCATCGTCGACGAGGCCATCTGGGCCACGGTCGCCGCGCTCGTGTGCGTCGCGCTCGGCATCGTCGTCTATTTCCGCTCGATCGTGTCGCTGTTCGTCGTGCTGCTCCCGGTCGCGGTCGGCATCGGCGCTGCCTACGCGTTCGCCACGTTCCACTTCGGCTACGTGAACACGGCGGGGGCGTTCCTCGGGGCCATCATCGTCGGCAACGGCATCAACTACCCGATCGTGCTGCTCGCGCGGTACCGCGAGTTCAAAAAGCGCATGCCCCCCTCGGTCGCGCGGCTCGAGGCGGTGAAGAACGCCTTCCGGGCCGAGCTCGTCGGCGCGAGCGTCGCGGGCATCGCGTACGGCTCGCTCACCATCACGGCCTTCCGCGGCTTCAGCCAGTTCGGCGCGATCGGCATTCTCGGGATGTTCTTCGTGTGGGCCTCCATCGTGCCGATCGTCCCGGCGCTGGTCGTCGCGATCGAGAAGGTCTACCCGAAGTTCCTGTCGCCTCCGCTCGAGGTCGCGCTCACGGAGGACGAGGTCGCGAAGCTCCCCGCGAAGACCCACGGGCTCATCGTCCGCGGGCTCGCGTGGGTGACGCGTAAGTTCCCGAAATCGCTCGTGATCGTGTCGATCGGTGTGACGCTCTTCGCGGCCTCGAAGCTGCCGCACTACCTCCGCGATCCGTGGGAGTACAACTTCCACAACCTCGGCTCGCGCGGCTCCAAGGCGGCCGGCGGGGGTGGGGCGGGGGAGTGGAGCACCAAGGCCGATCAGGTCTTCCAGGGAAAGACCGACATCTCCGGCGCGCGCATCATGGCCGACAACGCCGAGCAAGTGCCCGAGGTCAAGGCGAAGATCTTGGCGAACGACGCCGCCGATCCGAAAGGCGCGCTCATCCAGACGATCGTGACGATCGACGACTTTCTGCCGGGAACGCTCGACGAGCAGAAGGAGAAGCTCGCGATCTTGGATCGTATTCGCGACCACCTCACGCCCAAGGTCATGGAGAGCCTCACACCGGACGAGCGCAAGCGCGTCGAAGAGATGATGCCCCCCGAGGACCTCGCCCCCGTCGAGCGCAAGGACGTACCCCCGCTCATTCGCCGCCGCTTCGAGGAGCTGAACGGCACCGTAGGCACGCTCTTCTACATCCAATACAAGCCCAACACGTCCTGGAGTGACGGCCACACCGTGCTCCGCATCGCGAAGGCGTCGGACAACATCCGGCTCGACAGCGGCGTCGTGGTGCAGACCGCTTCACGGCCGACGATTTACGCCGAGATGATCCGGTCCCTCGAGCACGACGGGCCGCTCGCTACGGTCGCGTCGTTCCTGGCCGTCATCGTCGTCGTCGTGCTCGCGACGCACCAGCTCCGCGGGGCTGCGTCCGTGCTGCTCGCGCTGCTCATGGGCGTCGTATGCACGATGGGGCTCGCTGCACATCTGGACGTGAAGCTGAACTTCTTGAACTTCGTCGCCCTCCCGATCACCTTCGGCATCGGGTGCGAGTACCCGTTCAACATCTTCGATCGCACGCGCCTCTTGGGCGGAGCCGTCGACAAGGCCGTGCTGAGGTCGGGCGGCGCCGTCGTGCTCTGCTCGTACACCACGATCATCGGCTACGGGTCGCTGCTCATCTCGGACAACCAAGCCCTCCAGTCGTTCGGGTACCTGGCGGTCGCCGGCGAGATCGCCTGCATCGTCATGGCGATGCTGTTCTTGCCGGCGCTCCTCCACCTCATCCTCGCGAAGACCCCGATCGACGCGAAGGTCGAGGCGAAGGCCGACCTCGAGCACTAAAGGGCGGTCGGCCTCAGGTCGCCGTCACGTCGAGCGTGCTCGTGCGCGCCCCGACGTGCTCGTCCGCGATGGCCTCGGCGAAGGCGATGGCCTCGAGCAGCGCGGGGTCGACCGACGGTCGCCTCAGGGTGCGCTCGAGCCACTTCCCGGCCTTGTTGGTGCCGAGCCGCACGCGCTGCTCGAGCGCGGTGCCCGTCGACGTCTGGAGCCTCCACGTGACCACGTCGGCGTCCGCCGTCCGACCGCGCTGACCACCGCTCGCGAGCTCGCGCACGGTGCTGCCCTTCAGCGTCTCGGCCCCGCGGCGCGCGTGCACCGTGACCTCGGCGAGGGTCGAGGGAGCGACCCCCTCCGGCCGTGGCACCGCCACGATCTCGAACGTCACGTCCGCCCCGTCCGGGCGCACGTAGCGCACGGCGCCTCCCGCCCGGTACGAGCGAATCCCGAGGCGGCTCCCGAGCCACCCCACGAGGAGGGCGGCCTCGGAGCCCACGAGCGCTCC from Myxococcales bacterium carries:
- a CDS encoding PilZ domain-containing protein → MTPQNRRSAIRKNVSVPCQIVRHEDTQVFAEITRDLSEDGMQIASDACLAVGDTVTVSFQTSDLGLWVDAGATVVRAVRGLRKGDDGPGFALRFDAIDPVKRLVVRGSLRRALPPVPKRTRRPDAARA
- a CDS encoding MMPL family transporter, encoding MKELFQRTLERLVRFSERRFYAVLLLAVVFAAACLGYAKTTLQVRSDFTELLPKDSPGLKAYEHQLGRVGGGASFIFVVESPDRAANERFIDDVSARLDADVKKHKACEAACNGDDGCRRACGVNLVQYFENGTKEVQTFYRSHKWLFATKKDLEDADSTVDRQVALRTGLVENLLDEDDAGAPRDGGAGKPSVSPVPQVAKAAPKGDAGALAAAPPAPGDGGAPVDGGAPKSEKKSALGLDEMNDRWEASAKKHDDFPTGYFASQDGKTLVLRIITSAQGMGETSGDAFTVKMKALVDGLRADDAKAEKKRYDPQMVVGFAGDIPNAKAEKESIVDEAIWATVAALVCVALGIVVYFRSIVSLFVVLLPVAVGIGAAYAFATFHFGYVNTAGAFLGAIIVGNGINYPIVLLARYREFKKRMPPSVARLEAVKNAFRAELVGASVAGIAYGSLTITAFRGFSQFGAIGILGMFFVWASIVPIVPALVVAIEKVYPKFLSPPLEVALTEDEVAKLPAKTHGLIVRGLAWVTRKFPKSLVIVSIGVTLFAASKLPHYLRDPWEYNFHNLGSRGSKAAGGGGAGEWSTKADQVFQGKTDISGARIMADNAEQVPEVKAKILANDAADPKGALIQTIVTIDDFLPGTLDEQKEKLAILDRIRDHLTPKVMESLTPDERKRVEEMMPPEDLAPVERKDVPPLIRRRFEELNGTVGTLFYIQYKPNTSWSDGHTVLRIAKASDNIRLDSGVVVQTASRPTIYAEMIRSLEHDGPLATVASFLAVIVVVVLATHQLRGAASVLLALLMGVVCTMGLAAHLDVKLNFLNFVALPITFGIGCEYPFNIFDRTRLLGGAVDKAVLRSGGAVVLCSYTTIIGYGSLLISDNQALQSFGYLAVAGEIACIVMAMLFLPALLHLILAKTPIDAKVEAKADLEH